In Candidatus Lernaella stagnicola, one genomic interval encodes:
- a CDS encoding PQQ-binding-like beta-propeller repeat protein has protein sequence MHRFLESIAVFLFVAAVWSLSGCAGNAALLSAPSPDGKTSEERPLRVAWVQNLVEQGKEDLFRPMQYGIPTVHDGVVYLGNNNKELIAFDADTGVIIWKFSAFGVVESAATVVGENVVFGDGDGYVYCLDRKSGFVRWTYRVQGQVWGHIVSNGELVFIRTNHERLYAITLKDGKWKWMQSRQLPNGFTIRGVASPVLDGDRVLAGYADGYFLAYRASDGAEIFKTLLEKGERFIDIDATPLVEEDRVYVASYGGTFYCLSRDNGAIQWTYRSGSVQRATIVDDFVIATDDRGIVRALEKRTGQEIWKFDLREEDKKRSVAKKPRRKLKAPTNAAMFGEHLLVASSSGYLYALSPDTGKSQWRFWPGFGVTAELVAADNAVYVHSNYGFLYCLKKNYDFR, from the coding sequence ATGCATCGTTTTCTCGAGTCTATTGCCGTATTTCTTTTTGTGGCCGCCGTGTGGTCGTTGTCGGGTTGCGCCGGCAACGCGGCGTTGCTGAGTGCGCCGAGTCCGGACGGTAAGACTTCGGAAGAACGGCCGCTGCGGGTTGCCTGGGTGCAAAACCTCGTTGAGCAAGGCAAGGAAGACCTGTTCCGGCCGATGCAATACGGTATTCCAACCGTGCATGATGGGGTCGTTTATCTCGGCAATAACAACAAGGAATTGATCGCCTTTGATGCCGACACGGGCGTGATTATTTGGAAATTCTCCGCGTTCGGCGTCGTGGAATCGGCGGCGACGGTCGTGGGCGAGAACGTCGTGTTCGGCGACGGCGACGGCTACGTCTACTGTTTGGATCGGAAATCCGGCTTCGTGCGTTGGACCTATCGGGTACAAGGGCAAGTTTGGGGCCACATAGTAAGCAACGGCGAATTGGTTTTCATTCGTACGAACCACGAGCGCCTTTACGCCATCACGCTGAAAGACGGCAAATGGAAGTGGATGCAATCGCGTCAGCTTCCAAATGGTTTTACGATACGCGGCGTCGCAAGCCCGGTGCTCGACGGCGACCGGGTGTTGGCCGGTTATGCGGATGGCTACTTCTTGGCATACCGCGCCAGTGACGGTGCCGAAATATTCAAGACACTGCTTGAAAAAGGTGAACGGTTCATCGATATCGACGCCACGCCGCTGGTGGAAGAAGATCGGGTTTATGTGGCGAGCTACGGAGGAACCTTCTACTGCCTGTCGCGCGACAACGGTGCGATTCAATGGACGTACCGAAGTGGGAGCGTACAGAGGGCGACGATCGTCGACGATTTCGTGATTGCCACCGACGACCGCGGGATCGTCCGTGCCCTGGAAAAACGTACAGGGCAGGAGATTTGGAAGTTCGACCTCCGCGAAGAAGATAAGAAGCGCTCGGTGGCCAAGAAGCCGCGGCGGAAACTCAAGGCGCCGACCAACGCGGCGATGTTTGGCGAGCACCTTTTGGTCGCAAGCTCGAGCGGTTATCTGTACGCGCTAAGCCCGGACACTGGGAAAAGCCAATGGCGCTTCTGGCCCGGTTTCGGTGTCACCGCGGAACTAGTGGCGGCCGACAATGCCGTGTACGTGCACTCCAACTATGGCTTCCTATATTGCCTCAAGAAGAACTACGACTTTCGATAA
- a CDS encoding tetratricopeptide repeat protein, with amino-acid sequence MARKVKITRKQIKQDDKFLATMKDVTGKVVAAVSDRDFWGQYKKPLIVAGAVLLVVVIAAGTVFGLTIYQRHSAAKLMALADAMNRAPVITPEQYEQNAAMAQALGAYTDANAKWSAVAENYDAVATQYPDTEFGQLALFYAGNGYYELKEYQEAVTRYEKYLEKVGSDAPFAPLAQQSVGYAYEELGKLPEAEKAFLELVKRESTTTSLLAMFDLARIYEKQEKIDEAIATLKKVDNVQISLGPQVGKLKRQAENKIKWLEASRKKPS; translated from the coding sequence GTGGCACGAAAAGTTAAGATTACTCGTAAGCAAATTAAGCAAGACGATAAATTCCTGGCGACGATGAAAGATGTCACCGGGAAGGTTGTCGCCGCGGTAAGCGACAGGGACTTTTGGGGACAGTACAAGAAGCCCCTCATCGTGGCGGGCGCCGTACTGCTCGTGGTCGTAATTGCGGCCGGGACGGTGTTCGGCCTCACGATTTATCAGCGCCACAGCGCCGCCAAGTTGATGGCGCTGGCTGATGCGATGAACCGCGCTCCGGTGATCACGCCCGAACAGTACGAACAAAACGCGGCGATGGCCCAGGCTCTGGGAGCCTATACCGACGCGAACGCCAAGTGGTCGGCGGTGGCCGAGAATTACGACGCGGTGGCGACGCAGTATCCCGATACGGAATTCGGGCAACTGGCGCTGTTCTATGCCGGCAACGGCTACTACGAGTTGAAAGAGTATCAAGAAGCGGTTACTCGCTACGAGAAGTACCTGGAGAAAGTCGGTTCGGACGCGCCATTCGCGCCGCTGGCACAGCAGAGCGTCGGCTACGCCTACGAGGAATTGGGCAAATTGCCGGAAGCGGAGAAAGCATTCCTGGAACTGGTCAAGCGGGAAAGCACAACGACTTCGCTATTGGCCATGTTCGATTTGGCGCGGATCTATGAGAAACAAGAAAAAATCGACGAAGCTATTGCGACGCTAAAGAAAGTCGACAACGTGCAAATCAGCCTCGGTCCGCAGGTCGGAAAATTGAAGCGACAAGCGGAAAACAAGATTAAGTGGCTGGAGGCTTCCCGAAAGAAACCATCCTGA
- a CDS encoding VanZ family protein produces the protein MRTLHLAGPPVALACVIFFLSSQSISAPSTVVFADKFAHLAVFGLLGLLTARWVRGDSRYGGSGWCVVSIAVLLAGIFGVTDEVHQAFTPGREPDIVDAWCDLTGAVIGASAAVVLYRWWETMRRSLEVD, from the coding sequence TTGCGCACGTTGCACCTCGCGGGTCCGCCCGTAGCGTTGGCCTGCGTTATTTTCTTTTTATCGTCGCAATCGATTTCCGCGCCGTCGACGGTCGTCTTTGCCGATAAGTTCGCCCACTTGGCCGTGTTCGGATTGTTGGGCCTACTAACGGCGAGATGGGTGCGGGGAGATTCTCGCTACGGCGGGTCCGGATGGTGTGTAGTTTCGATAGCGGTGTTGCTGGCCGGGATTTTCGGCGTCACCGACGAAGTACATCAGGCATTTACCCCGGGGCGCGAGCCGGATATTGTAGACGCGTGGTGCGACTTGACCGGCGCGGTAATCGGGGCGTCGGCGGCCGTAGTGTTGTACCGGTGGTGGGAAACGATGCGCCGGAGTCTCGAAGTGGATTGA
- a CDS encoding bifunctional nuclease family protein: MAAIKMSVVGLTVDPSSNSPIVVLRDEEGRFTLPIWIGILEASSIATQLEKIELSRPMTHDLFVSVLENAGMRLSRVLVNDLRENTYFARIFFQDDEGNEFDVDARPSDSIAMALRVEAEIFVEEGVLERAEALDKKALEHAEKSMDDKWKEILESLDPDDLGKYRM, translated from the coding sequence ATGGCCGCCATCAAGATGTCAGTCGTAGGATTGACCGTCGATCCGAGTAGCAACTCGCCGATCGTCGTCCTGCGCGATGAGGAAGGCCGCTTCACGCTACCGATTTGGATCGGAATTTTGGAAGCCAGCTCGATTGCCACCCAGCTTGAGAAGATAGAGTTGTCGCGGCCGATGACCCACGACCTGTTTGTCAGCGTGCTGGAAAACGCCGGTATGCGGTTGTCGCGGGTGCTCGTCAATGATTTGCGGGAGAATACTTACTTCGCGCGTATCTTCTTCCAAGACGACGAAGGCAACGAATTTGATGTGGACGCGCGTCCGTCGGATTCGATCGCCATGGCGCTGCGCGTCGAGGCCGAGATTTTCGTCGAAGAAGGCGTGCTCGAGCGGGCCGAAGCCTTGGACAAGAAAGCTCTCGAGCATGCTGAGAAGTCGATGGACGACAAGTGGAAAGAGATTCTGGAAAGCTTGGATCCGGACGATCTGGGCAAATACCGAATGTAG
- the miaB gene encoding tRNA (N6-isopentenyl adenosine(37)-C2)-methylthiotransferase MiaB, translating into MTDHTARRVYLRTFGCQMNDYDSARMLRLLQLEGFTQTATAADADLVIFNTCSVRAKAEQKALSQIGRLKKLRRDRPAMRIVVAGCFAQRSAAKLLHKYPHIDMVLGTDAIGRLPGHARKLMDGFRGIVDVDFAAAYDEDVEDFGEIIPGKGSKVAAFTTIMRGCNNFCAYCIVPYVRGRERSRPVVEVLREVRQLAAKGVKEITLLGQNVNSYGQGSGVGEVDFAALLRQVHEIEGIRRIRFTTSHPKDLSDRLIEAFAELPKLANHLHLPVQAGSDAVLRAMNRGYEVARYLDRLQRLRDVRENMAITTDILVGFPGETEADFQQTLDLVAKVGYSNSFVFRYSVRPETAAEKLHDDVPEKEKIARLMAVQKMQREITLRQHENLVGQKVEVLVERRQDRDQDHPWSGKSGCYRGVHFAGDGVAVGDVVTVECLQAYANHLLGKAVTPRDEKE; encoded by the coding sequence ATGACAGACCACACCGCGCGCCGAGTTTATCTCCGTACCTTCGGCTGCCAAATGAACGACTACGACTCCGCGCGCATGCTGCGTCTGCTGCAGTTGGAAGGATTCACGCAGACCGCGACCGCGGCCGACGCCGACCTCGTGATTTTCAACACATGCTCGGTCCGCGCGAAAGCCGAACAGAAAGCGCTGTCTCAAATCGGCCGGCTAAAAAAATTACGCCGCGACAGGCCGGCGATGCGCATTGTGGTCGCCGGTTGTTTCGCGCAGCGCAGCGCAGCGAAGTTGCTACACAAATATCCTCACATCGACATGGTGCTGGGCACCGACGCCATCGGGCGATTACCGGGACACGCCCGCAAGTTGATGGACGGTTTTCGCGGCATCGTCGATGTTGATTTCGCCGCGGCTTATGACGAAGACGTCGAAGACTTCGGTGAGATAATCCCCGGCAAGGGGTCGAAGGTCGCCGCATTCACGACGATCATGCGTGGCTGCAACAACTTCTGCGCGTATTGCATCGTGCCTTACGTTCGCGGCCGGGAACGCAGCCGACCGGTCGTTGAAGTTTTGCGTGAGGTGCGGCAATTGGCTGCCAAGGGCGTCAAAGAAATCACGCTGCTGGGCCAGAACGTCAATTCCTACGGGCAGGGCAGTGGGGTAGGGGAGGTGGACTTCGCCGCCCTGCTCCGCCAGGTGCATGAGATCGAAGGGATTCGGCGGATTCGTTTCACGACCAGCCATCCCAAAGATTTGTCCGACCGCTTGATTGAAGCCTTCGCCGAGTTGCCCAAGCTCGCCAATCACCTGCACTTGCCGGTGCAGGCCGGTTCCGATGCCGTGTTACGCGCGATGAATCGGGGTTACGAAGTCGCGCGTTATCTCGATCGCCTTCAGCGCTTGCGAGACGTACGCGAGAACATGGCCATCACGACCGATATCCTGGTGGGCTTTCCCGGTGAAACGGAGGCCGATTTTCAGCAAACCCTGGACCTGGTTGCTAAGGTCGGGTATTCCAACTCCTTTGTTTTTCGTTACTCCGTGCGGCCGGAAACCGCCGCCGAAAAATTGCATGATGACGTTCCGGAAAAGGAGAAGATCGCCCGTTTGATGGCGGTACAGAAAATGCAGCGGGAAATCACGTTACGGCAGCACGAAAATTTAGTCGGTCAAAAAGTGGAAGTTTTGGTTGAACGGCGGCAAGATCGTGACCAAGATCATCCTTGGAGCGGGAAATCGGGTTGCTATCGGGGCGTCCACTTCGCGGGTGATGGTGTTGCGGTGGGCGACGTGGTCACGGTAGAGTGCTTACAGGCGTATGCCAATCACTTGCTGGGAAAGGCAGTTACGCCGCGTGACGAAAAGGAGTAA
- the amrB gene encoding AmmeMemoRadiSam system protein B translates to MTFQPVVAGRFYTSRQDELQREVDDFIQNASVPQNLGKPFGVIAPHAGYVFSGPVAGYSYRAAKGYNYDVVVVLGLSHSVPGNVEVLDYDRYMTPLGPVAIDRKLSQELAERESFIRLGDTMFRQEHSLEVQLPFIQRAVPDTPVVMVVIGRARRLELTQLAGALHSTFGDKNVLYVASTDLSHFRSYDAAEKIDSETLALLEKGDVEALYQAPELHERMCGLGPVTTLLETFHLAGGGDIKLLAHQNSGDTSGDKSRVVGYGSLALYTHPRVAAKGNGEAAAQKQEPDAKEYLTDAEKKTLLRIARETVEKFVRSGERPDFDVESPTLLADGAAFVTLHTKTNHRLRGCIGQIIARIPLWQCVRDMAVAAATQDPRFPAVRADELDNLHIEISVLTPPEKVRNVSEIEVGKHGLIMSDGWHRGLLLPQVPVEQGWDRETFLTQTCVKAGMSGDCWRDPSTRIERFSALVFAE, encoded by the coding sequence ATGACTTTCCAACCCGTCGTCGCCGGCCGCTTTTACACCTCGCGGCAAGATGAATTGCAGCGCGAGGTGGACGACTTCATACAGAACGCTAGCGTGCCGCAAAACCTGGGCAAGCCGTTCGGCGTCATTGCGCCCCATGCGGGCTATGTGTTTTCGGGGCCCGTCGCCGGTTATTCCTACCGTGCGGCCAAGGGATACAATTACGACGTGGTCGTCGTGTTGGGCCTTTCGCACAGCGTGCCGGGAAACGTGGAGGTTTTGGATTACGACCGCTACATGACGCCCTTGGGACCGGTCGCCATCGATCGAAAACTGTCTCAAGAGCTTGCCGAACGTGAATCGTTCATTCGTCTCGGTGACACCATGTTTCGTCAGGAACATTCCCTGGAAGTGCAACTGCCCTTTATCCAACGCGCGGTTCCCGACACGCCGGTCGTAATGGTCGTGATCGGTCGCGCGCGGCGGTTGGAACTGACGCAACTGGCCGGCGCGTTGCACTCCACCTTCGGTGACAAGAACGTCTTGTACGTGGCCAGTACCGACCTCTCGCATTTTCGCTCGTACGATGCGGCCGAGAAGATCGATTCGGAAACCTTGGCGTTGCTGGAAAAGGGTGATGTCGAAGCGTTGTACCAGGCGCCGGAGCTGCATGAGCGCATGTGCGGTTTGGGGCCGGTAACCACGCTGCTGGAAACCTTCCATCTAGCCGGTGGCGGGGACATCAAATTGCTGGCCCATCAAAACTCGGGGGACACCAGCGGCGATAAGAGTCGCGTGGTCGGCTACGGTTCGCTGGCCCTGTATACCCATCCGCGCGTCGCGGCGAAAGGGAACGGCGAGGCCGCGGCCCAGAAGCAGGAGCCCGACGCGAAAGAGTATCTGACTGATGCGGAGAAGAAGACGTTGCTTCGCATTGCGCGGGAGACGGTCGAGAAGTTCGTACGAAGCGGAGAGAGACCGGACTTTGACGTGGAAAGCCCGACGCTGCTGGCCGACGGCGCGGCGTTCGTGACGCTACACACGAAAACAAACCACCGACTACGCGGGTGCATCGGTCAAATCATCGCCCGCATCCCCTTATGGCAGTGCGTGCGTGATATGGCGGTTGCCGCCGCAACACAGGATCCCCGCTTCCCCGCCGTGCGGGCCGACGAGTTGGATAACCTGCACATCGAGATTTCGGTGTTGACGCCGCCGGAGAAGGTTCGCAACGTTTCCGAAATCGAAGTGGGCAAACACGGGCTAATCATGTCCGATGGTTGGCACCGCGGATTGCTGTTGCCGCAGGTCCCCGTCGAACAAGGTTGGGATCGCGAGACCTTTCTGACTCAAACGTGCGTTAAGGCCGGCATGTCCGGCGACTGCTGGCGCGACCCGAGTACACGCATCGAAAGATTCTCCGCGCTGGTTTTCGCCGAATGA
- a CDS encoding HEAT repeat domain-containing protein — MKRSIILVWVVALLTMAAAPTHAESCADSDVDCWLVQLDTGDGAAAMRAAMTLGELGDAKAIDPLIAKFAAEDQYMATAATHAVIKIGNGAVFPLVKASTESKSAAVRKYAAYALGRIGGDDAFAAVLQAAKDEAPKVRAQAATAFGVMGDDRALLPLFELLRDRSVSVRAAAAQSLGAIGDRRATNFLLEYGLCDISPEVARASAGALVQIGPEAVEPLIDAYNTKPDYARKRIVLAVGNIGVDAPPATRGRAVKLASWVLKRKTEGVETRAVAAYVLGTLDAKDAVPVLKQALAESGAKEEQKTLHASCEQALLKIYQKYEMKRDF, encoded by the coding sequence ATGAAAAGATCGATCATACTTGTTTGGGTAGTCGCATTGCTCACGATGGCGGCCGCGCCGACGCACGCCGAATCGTGCGCCGACAGTGACGTCGACTGCTGGCTGGTGCAATTGGATACCGGCGACGGCGCCGCGGCGATGCGAGCGGCGATGACACTCGGGGAACTGGGCGACGCCAAAGCCATCGACCCGCTGATCGCCAAGTTTGCGGCGGAGGACCAATACATGGCCACGGCGGCCACGCACGCGGTAATCAAAATCGGCAACGGGGCCGTTTTCCCGCTGGTGAAGGCGAGCACCGAAAGCAAAAGTGCAGCCGTGCGCAAGTACGCTGCCTACGCCCTGGGACGCATCGGCGGTGACGACGCCTTCGCGGCGGTGTTGCAGGCGGCGAAGGACGAGGCTCCGAAAGTTCGCGCGCAAGCGGCGACGGCCTTCGGCGTGATGGGCGACGACCGGGCGTTGTTGCCGTTGTTTGAATTGCTGCGCGATCGGTCGGTCTCGGTACGCGCGGCGGCGGCGCAGTCTCTGGGCGCGATCGGCGACAGGCGGGCCACGAATTTCTTGCTGGAGTACGGACTCTGTGACATTTCTCCGGAAGTGGCGCGGGCCAGCGCCGGCGCGCTTGTGCAAATCGGTCCGGAAGCGGTGGAACCGTTGATCGACGCGTACAACACGAAACCCGACTACGCCCGCAAGCGCATCGTATTGGCGGTCGGTAACATCGGGGTCGATGCGCCGCCGGCCACACGCGGTCGCGCGGTCAAATTGGCGAGTTGGGTTTTGAAAAGAAAAACAGAGGGCGTCGAGACGCGCGCGGTTGCTGCCTATGTATTGGGCACTCTGGACGCGAAGGACGCGGTTCCGGTTTTGAAACAAGCGCTGGCGGAAAGCGGCGCAAAAGAGGAGCAGAAGACGCTTCATGCTTCGTGCGAACAGGCGTTACTTAAGATCTATCAAAAGTACGAGATGAAGCGCGATTTCTGA
- a CDS encoding histidine triad nucleotide-binding protein has product MDHDPNCLFCKIDQGEIPSEKLYEDDKVFAIKDIHPAAPVHVLIIPHAHIPTLLDVADDQFDLVAHVFRVACKLAKEFGVAEQGFKVLHNVNEWGGQRVFHIHFHLLGGKKWGE; this is encoded by the coding sequence ATGGATCACGATCCGAATTGTCTTTTCTGCAAAATCGACCAGGGTGAAATTCCGTCGGAAAAGCTGTACGAAGACGATAAAGTTTTTGCCATCAAGGACATCCATCCGGCGGCGCCGGTGCATGTGTTGATCATTCCGCACGCGCACATTCCTACTTTGCTCGACGTTGCCGATGACCAGTTTGACTTGGTCGCCCACGTCTTTCGCGTCGCGTGCAAATTGGCGAAGGAATTTGGCGTGGCCGAGCAGGGATTCAAGGTGCTGCACAACGTCAACGAGTGGGGCGGGCAGCGAGTATTTCACATCCACTTCCATTTGTTAGGCGGCAAAAAGTGGGGCGAATGA
- a CDS encoding thiolase domain-containing protein yields MNQKVAVIGVGMTKFMRRAQESPGELTAQAVQMALDDAGMDIDDIDAVCLGTAPDAFDGVHMKGEHLIAGAGATSKPYMRHYVGGATGVMSPIHGWMHIASGKFDTCLVIAEEKMSPCNPHPAGAFLTIFDHTLEQPLDLTLIHIFALEMARFMHVYGYTEEDLAWVSCNNKRNALDHPAAQIAEDLTIEDVMRSKLLSWPVKRYDISPTSDAAVAIVMTNERVARARSRKPVFIEGVGFRLETAYWCTRDLAYPDYVAMAAKDAYKMAGVVDPVNEIDIFEPYDPFDYKALHHLNGLLLDKTGRTVKDLLHSGSFERSSTHPLCPSGGALGVGNPIAATGLMKIAELYLQLSGQAGKRQVQNRCRRGVAQAWGDLMQAGTVVVMGSEGALPNESSFWSGAKRADLPGTPLKNVKKVLNVADAPDLRYAWDNGYALTTYLDGLAAGKIRGSYCTETGRMMIPCRAFSELTNLNPVHGYYDLPDTGTIETFTISHVDWDSSPLPEGEVALYAVVAIDGAPDHMGLVHRLGEVDPKDIKIGMRVKAVWKKKEEREGSILDILYFKPYKGKKVLPLKQVKPTEMDATTAKAWPGKIPLTYLYTAGMAGTKFYEELAKGKVLGTYSEESDEVLVPPAIFDEMTMTPLDPVKDARKIDGKLGFIESYTIVYEDRSGHLLDMPEIIVQVGFPGARGTVFGKLDVKPGDEFSEGSSVSLVKVKKGACGPDQILFRVNN; encoded by the coding sequence ATGAACCAGAAAGTAGCCGTAATCGGCGTCGGTATGACGAAATTCATGCGCCGGGCCCAGGAATCGCCCGGTGAACTGACCGCCCAGGCCGTGCAGATGGCCCTCGACGACGCCGGGATGGATATCGACGATATCGATGCCGTGTGTCTCGGCACCGCTCCGGACGCGTTCGACGGCGTACACATGAAGGGTGAACACCTGATCGCCGGCGCCGGCGCGACAAGTAAGCCGTATATGCGGCACTACGTCGGCGGCGCCACCGGCGTGATGAGCCCCATCCACGGGTGGATGCACATCGCCTCCGGTAAGTTCGACACCTGTCTAGTGATCGCCGAAGAAAAAATGTCGCCGTGCAATCCGCACCCCGCCGGCGCGTTTTTGACGATCTTCGACCACACGCTCGAACAACCCTTGGACCTGACCTTGATCCACATCTTCGCCCTCGAAATGGCGCGCTTCATGCACGTCTACGGGTACACCGAAGAGGATCTCGCCTGGGTCTCCTGCAACAACAAACGCAACGCCTTGGATCACCCGGCGGCGCAGATCGCCGAGGATCTCACAATCGAAGACGTCATGCGGTCCAAGCTTCTGTCGTGGCCGGTCAAACGCTACGACATCAGCCCGACCTCCGACGCCGCCGTCGCCATCGTGATGACCAACGAGCGCGTTGCGCGGGCGCGCAGCCGCAAACCCGTGTTCATCGAGGGCGTCGGTTTCCGGCTCGAAACCGCTTATTGGTGCACGCGCGACCTGGCCTACCCCGACTACGTGGCCATGGCCGCCAAGGACGCCTACAAGATGGCCGGTGTCGTAGACCCGGTGAACGAAATCGACATCTTCGAGCCTTACGATCCCTTCGACTACAAGGCGCTGCATCACCTGAACGGCTTGTTGCTGGACAAAACCGGCCGCACCGTGAAGGACTTGTTGCATTCCGGATCGTTTGAACGCTCTTCCACGCACCCGCTCTGCCCCTCCGGCGGCGCGCTGGGTGTCGGCAACCCGATTGCCGCCACAGGCTTGATGAAGATCGCCGAGCTTTACCTGCAGCTTTCCGGCCAAGCGGGCAAACGCCAAGTGCAGAATCGCTGCCGGCGCGGCGTCGCGCAGGCCTGGGGCGACCTCATGCAGGCCGGTACCGTCGTGGTCATGGGTTCGGAAGGTGCGTTGCCCAACGAGTCGTCCTTCTGGAGCGGAGCCAAGCGGGCCGACCTGCCCGGCACGCCGCTCAAGAACGTCAAGAAGGTACTCAACGTGGCCGACGCGCCCGACCTGCGCTACGCCTGGGACAACGGCTATGCGCTGACCACGTATCTCGACGGACTCGCCGCCGGGAAAATCCGCGGCAGCTACTGCACGGAAACCGGCCGCATGATGATTCCATGCCGCGCGTTCAGCGAATTGACCAATCTCAATCCGGTGCACGGCTATTACGATCTGCCTGACACCGGCACGATCGAAACCTTCACCATCTCGCACGTGGATTGGGATAGTTCACCGCTGCCCGAAGGCGAAGTGGCGCTCTACGCGGTCGTCGCGATCGATGGCGCGCCGGACCACATGGGTTTGGTGCACCGCCTCGGCGAAGTCGATCCCAAAGACATCAAGATCGGCATGCGGGTTAAGGCCGTGTGGAAGAAGAAAGAGGAACGCGAGGGCTCGATTCTCGACATCCTCTACTTCAAGCCGTACAAGGGCAAGAAAGTCTTGCCGCTCAAGCAGGTCAAACCGACGGAAATGGACGCCACGACCGCCAAGGCGTGGCCGGGCAAGATTCCGTTAACCTACTTGTACACCGCCGGCATGGCCGGAACGAAGTTCTACGAAGAACTGGCCAAAGGCAAGGTTTTGGGTACCTACTCCGAAGAAAGCGACGAGGTGCTCGTGCCGCCGGCGATCTTCGACGAGATGACGATGACGCCGCTCGATCCGGTCAAGGACGCGCGGAAAATCGACGGCAAGCTGGGCTTCATCGAGTCCTACACCATCGTGTACGAAGACCGCAGCGGTCATCTGCTCGACATGCCTGAGATCATCGTTCAGGTCGGCTTCCCCGGCGCGCGCGGTACGGTGTTCGGCAAGCTGGATGTGAAACCCGGTGACGAATTTTCCGAAGGTTCGAGTGTGTCGCTGGTGAAGGTGAAGAAAGGCGCCTGCGGGCCCGATCAGATCCTCTTCCGCGTCAACAACTAA
- a CDS encoding PQQ-binding-like beta-propeller repeat protein, with amino-acid sequence MRKGTLFWGMLVILLFFPKPIFATFYSGTYLVSFGSDGEPRWDDSLTTEGYAGYGSVFTDGAGNVYVEGLDFLMKYGVDGERQWKTTADFALPECVADDQQYLYCTEYHEPTITVLDFSGHYVNRLGIFTAYAADLTVGVSGDLYFNAWYDEGAEFVRLTKTGDEIWSRRVDGFRVLEMALTAQGGVISTGTGTGLDEENIYAIAFDPDGGLVHNTLVGSAHWGMAAFLPSGDFVVAREVDEMTMTVERFDASGEILWSEEVEGFGEMGRSGDVVWRPAGELVVCGAESEHTKVFKFDKDGNLDWVRAYQSRKPNFPMFARISDSGNITIVGQRMDICGEGLCRARLFLVQFSRSGEIRWETEYRRPHAEETEFGQAALDDEDNLYVAGEFRKEKSDEDDEGCGC; translated from the coding sequence ATGCGGAAAGGGACTTTGTTTTGGGGAATGTTAGTTATTCTTCTTTTTTTTCCGAAACCAATCTTCGCAACCTTTTATTCCGGAACCTATCTTGTCAGTTTCGGCAGTGATGGCGAACCTCGTTGGGATGATAGTTTGACAACGGAAGGTTACGCTGGTTATGGAAGTGTTTTCACTGATGGCGCTGGGAACGTCTATGTCGAAGGTTTGGATTTTTTGATGAAATACGGTGTCGACGGAGAACGACAGTGGAAAACAACAGCCGACTTTGCTCTTCCCGAGTGCGTTGCTGACGATCAACAATATCTGTATTGCACTGAGTACCACGAGCCCACAATAACTGTTCTGGATTTTAGCGGACACTATGTGAATAGGTTGGGAATTTTTACAGCCTATGCCGCTGATCTTACGGTCGGAGTGAGTGGCGACCTGTATTTCAACGCTTGGTACGACGAAGGCGCGGAATTCGTGAGACTGACGAAAACGGGAGATGAAATTTGGAGCAGACGCGTAGACGGTTTCCGAGTTCTTGAAATGGCTTTGACTGCACAAGGCGGTGTCATCTCAACCGGAACGGGAACGGGTTTGGATGAAGAGAATATATACGCGATCGCTTTCGATCCCGATGGCGGTTTGGTTCATAACACCCTGGTCGGTTCTGCCCACTGGGGCATGGCGGCTTTTTTGCCAAGTGGTGATTTCGTCGTGGCCCGAGAAGTTGACGAAATGACGATGACCGTTGAACGTTTCGACGCCAGTGGAGAAATCTTGTGGAGCGAAGAAGTGGAAGGATTCGGTGAAATGGGGCGCTCCGGTGATGTTGTATGGAGACCGGCTGGCGAACTTGTTGTCTGTGGCGCTGAATCGGAACATACAAAGGTCTTCAAGTTCGACAAGGACGGAAATCTGGATTGGGTAAGGGCTTATCAAAGCCGTAAACCCAATTTCCCGATGTTCGCGCGCATTTCAGATTCTGGCAATATTACAATTGTCGGTCAACGCATGGATATCTGTGGGGAGGGGTTGTGCCGCGCCCGATTGTTCTTGGTACAGTTTTCACGGAGCGGCGAGATCCGGTGGGAGACCGAATACCGCCGACCGCACGCCGAAGAAACGGAGTTCGGTCAAGCAGCGCTCGATGATGAAGACAATCTTTATGTGGCCGGAGAGTTCCGAAAAGAAAAGTCAGACGAGGACGACGAAGGCTGCGGGTGTTGA